One genomic window of Actinoalloteichus hoggarensis includes the following:
- a CDS encoding PIG-L deacetylase family protein, with the protein MRGLRLTDVHEVAVLGAHCDDIAIGAGGTLLSLCRGVPGLRVTAMVLSGGDTGREVEEKAALTAFCPGARLDLRVLRLPDGRVPAHWSVAKDELERLRHDCDPDLVVGPAPHDRHQDHRTLARLMPTVFRDHLILGYEILKWDADLAQPSVYLPMTESVAKAKAELLVEHYPSQRSRSWFRTETFLALATVRGVQCGSTHAEAFFTNKIVVEGIDSCEF; encoded by the coding sequence ATGCGCGGGCTGCGACTGACCGACGTTCATGAGGTCGCCGTCCTCGGGGCGCACTGTGACGACATCGCGATCGGCGCGGGCGGCACGCTGCTCTCCCTCTGTCGCGGGGTGCCGGGGCTTCGGGTGACCGCGATGGTGCTCAGCGGCGGCGACACCGGACGGGAGGTCGAGGAGAAGGCGGCGCTCACGGCGTTCTGCCCCGGTGCGCGACTGGACCTGCGGGTGCTCAGGCTCCCGGACGGGCGGGTGCCCGCGCACTGGTCGGTGGCGAAGGACGAACTGGAGCGGCTGCGGCACGACTGCGATCCCGACCTCGTGGTCGGCCCGGCGCCCCATGACCGGCATCAGGACCACCGGACCCTGGCGAGGCTGATGCCGACCGTGTTTCGAGATCACCTCATCCTCGGTTACGAGATCCTCAAGTGGGACGCCGACCTCGCCCAGCCCTCCGTGTACCTCCCGATGACCGAGTCCGTGGCGAAGGCCAAGGCGGAGCTGCTCGTCGAGCATTACCCGTCCCAGCGGTCGCGGTCGTGGTTCCGCACGGAGACGTTCCTCGCCCTGGCCACGGTCCGTGGTGTGCAGTGCGGAAGCACCCATGCCGAGGCCTTCTTCACGAACAAGATCGTTGTGGAGGGAATCGACTCATGCGAGTTCTAG
- a CDS encoding glucose-1-phosphate cytidylyltransferase, with product MKVVLFCGGYGMRMRNGTADDLPKPMHAVGPRPLLWHVMRYYAHFGHTDFILCLGYGARHIKNFFLDYAETDSNDFVLRDGTVRLHSTDISGWNIEFVHTGLASSIGERLRRVRHLLADDEVFLANYADVLTDAPLDDLIDRFHAEGAVAAMLVVPPQSSFHCVELGERSMVSAVTPVSSLPIWENGGYFVLRREVFDHLPAGGDLVDGACAELAKRGELLAYPYRGFWQPADTVKERAALENAYLLGDRPWMLWDSDRPADHEAPSGQTAARVGIER from the coding sequence GTGAAGGTCGTGCTGTTCTGCGGCGGCTACGGAATGCGGATGCGCAACGGGACCGCCGACGATCTGCCCAAGCCCATGCACGCCGTCGGCCCGCGTCCGCTGCTCTGGCACGTGATGCGGTACTACGCGCACTTCGGCCACACCGATTTCATCCTGTGTCTCGGCTACGGCGCGCGCCACATCAAGAACTTCTTCCTCGACTACGCCGAGACGGATTCGAACGACTTCGTGCTGCGCGACGGAACGGTCCGGCTCCACTCGACCGACATCAGCGGCTGGAACATCGAGTTCGTTCACACCGGGCTCGCCTCCAGCATCGGGGAACGGCTGCGCCGCGTCCGGCACCTGCTGGCGGACGACGAGGTGTTCCTGGCGAACTACGCGGACGTGCTCACCGACGCGCCGCTGGACGACCTGATCGACCGCTTCCACGCCGAAGGCGCGGTCGCCGCGATGCTCGTGGTTCCGCCGCAGTCGTCGTTCCACTGCGTCGAGCTCGGCGAACGGTCCATGGTCAGCGCCGTCACCCCGGTGAGCAGCCTGCCGATCTGGGAGAACGGCGGCTACTTCGTCCTGCGCCGTGAGGTCTTCGACCACCTGCCCGCGGGCGGTGACCTGGTGGACGGCGCCTGCGCCGAACTGGCCAAGCGCGGCGAGCTGCTCGCCTACCCGTATCGCGGTTTCTGGCAGCCCGCCGACACGGTCAAGGAACGGGCGGCGCTGGAGAACGCCTACCTCTTGGGTGACCGGCCGTGGATGCTCTGGGACTCCGATCGGCCCGCCGACCACGAGGCTCCCTCCGGGCAGACGGCGGCCCGCGTCGGGATCGAACGCTGA
- a CDS encoding class I SAM-dependent methyltransferase: MMNCRLCGHSDLVSMVDLGATPPCERFLTRERLAEPEQTYPLHLRVCSACLLAQLPALITPEDTFTEYAYFSSFSTSWVAHAERFVAETVRRLGLGTDSYVVEAASNDGYLLSHVVRRGIRCLGIEPSANVGAAARENGVPTLTEFLGEDVGRRLRAEHGPADLVVANNVYAHVPDLLDFTAGLRALVADDGWISIEVQHLLSLVRHRQFDTIYHEHFQYYTVRSAQQALATGGLAVVDVETLPTHGGSIRLWVRPVAVAGPPSPRMSAVLAAEAEAGMHALAGHTGFGAAVAALRRQLLGFLLDAAREGRTVVGYGAPGKGNTLLNHCGIRTDLLRYTVDRNPYKHGRFTPGMRIPVLPPEQIAVDRPDYVLVLPWNLRAELTEALRYIGEWGGRLVFPIPELDVVAANPRRMRSVR; the protein is encoded by the coding sequence CTGATGAACTGCCGACTCTGTGGGCACTCCGACCTGGTCAGCATGGTGGACCTCGGCGCGACACCACCCTGCGAGCGATTCCTGACGCGCGAGCGGCTGGCGGAGCCGGAGCAGACCTATCCGCTGCACCTGCGTGTCTGCTCCGCGTGTCTGCTCGCCCAGCTGCCCGCGCTGATCACGCCCGAGGACACGTTCACCGAGTACGCCTACTTCTCCTCCTTCTCGACGTCCTGGGTGGCCCATGCGGAGCGCTTCGTCGCCGAGACCGTCCGACGGCTCGGGCTCGGCACGGACTCCTACGTCGTCGAGGCGGCCAGCAACGACGGCTACCTGCTCTCCCACGTGGTGCGGCGCGGCATCCGATGCCTCGGCATCGAGCCGTCGGCCAACGTCGGCGCCGCGGCTCGGGAGAACGGCGTCCCGACGCTGACGGAGTTCCTCGGCGAGGACGTCGGCAGGCGGCTGCGCGCCGAGCACGGCCCGGCCGACCTGGTGGTGGCCAACAACGTCTACGCCCACGTTCCGGACCTGCTCGACTTCACGGCCGGCCTGCGGGCGCTGGTGGCCGACGACGGCTGGATCAGCATCGAGGTGCAACACCTGCTCAGCCTCGTCCGGCATCGGCAGTTCGACACGATCTACCACGAGCACTTCCAGTACTACACGGTCCGTTCGGCGCAGCAGGCGTTGGCGACGGGCGGCCTGGCGGTCGTCGACGTCGAGACGCTGCCGACGCACGGCGGCTCGATCCGGTTGTGGGTCAGGCCCGTCGCCGTCGCGGGCCCGCCCTCGCCGCGAATGTCGGCGGTGCTCGCCGCCGAGGCCGAGGCAGGGATGCACGCCCTCGCAGGTCACACCGGATTCGGCGCCGCGGTGGCGGCGCTGCGGCGACAGCTTCTCGGGTTCCTGCTCGACGCGGCCCGCGAGGGGCGCACCGTGGTCGGCTACGGCGCTCCCGGCAAGGGCAACACCCTGCTGAACCACTGCGGGATTCGCACCGACCTGCTGCGGTACACCGTCGACCGGAATCCCTACAAACACGGCAGATTCACGCCCGGCATGCGGATTCCCGTTCTGCCGCCGGAACAGATCGCCGTGGATCGACCCGACTACGTGCTCGTGCTGCCGTGGAATCTGCGGGCGGAGCTGACCGAGGCGTTGCGGTACATCGGCGAGTGGGGCGGCCGACTCGTCTTCCCGATCCCGGAACTCGACGTGGTGGCCGCGAACCCCCGAAGGATGAGGAGTGTCCGGTGA
- a CDS encoding sugar transferase, whose translation MTEAPSDLRLDVIPVALRPPADTWERRHRRDVVIADHVTTLVVVISAAVLMTGRPGSAAGAWGGLAVFLAAGTTAVCVLGALMAARAWEPRGLGHGAEEYRRVGRALLGTMLLLALIGFAFQLAVLRPWIFVVVPSIGVLGFPVRYVLRQALHRRRRAGHCLLPVLAAGGVEALGELISRTRREPHNGWRIEGVCIARDSWSGLAAWERGEIDGVPVVGTIDELADRVGGGDYRVVALAPDPYWTPGRIQRLAWQLEGSQAEMVVAPMLLEVTGPRLNVSPVFGLPLLWVSQPVFTGAKRVVKDCVDRVLAVLLLLLAAPLFVVIAVLVLLDGGGPVLYRQRRVGREGRMFTMIKFRSMVPDAHLLRTGMAQNNQGAGPLFKLRRDPRVTRIGAFLRRYSIDELPQLFNVVAGTMSLVGPRPPLPEEVEHYDPAARRRLLVKPGLTGLWQVSGRSDLSWEESVRLDLRYVENWSLALDFVILWKTVWAVIRGQGAY comes from the coding sequence GTGACGGAGGCCCCGAGCGACCTCCGGCTTGACGTCATCCCCGTAGCGCTCCGGCCTCCCGCCGACACCTGGGAACGGCGACATCGACGCGACGTCGTCATCGCCGACCACGTGACGACACTGGTGGTGGTGATCAGTGCCGCCGTCCTGATGACCGGGCGGCCCGGCTCGGCCGCGGGGGCCTGGGGCGGCCTGGCCGTGTTCCTCGCGGCGGGTACGACGGCGGTGTGCGTGCTCGGCGCTCTCATGGCGGCGCGCGCCTGGGAACCACGCGGTCTCGGGCACGGCGCGGAGGAGTACCGCCGGGTAGGTCGAGCCCTGCTCGGCACCATGCTCCTGCTGGCGCTGATCGGCTTCGCCTTCCAACTCGCCGTGCTGCGGCCCTGGATCTTCGTGGTCGTGCCCTCGATCGGGGTCCTCGGCTTCCCCGTGCGCTACGTACTCCGGCAGGCGCTGCATCGCCGCAGACGCGCCGGGCACTGCCTGCTGCCCGTGCTCGCCGCCGGGGGCGTCGAGGCGCTCGGCGAGCTGATCAGCCGCACACGCCGTGAGCCGCACAACGGCTGGCGGATCGAGGGCGTCTGCATCGCTCGCGACAGCTGGTCGGGGCTCGCCGCCTGGGAGCGCGGCGAGATCGACGGGGTCCCCGTCGTCGGCACGATCGACGAGCTGGCCGACCGCGTCGGCGGCGGCGACTACCGGGTCGTGGCCCTGGCCCCCGATCCCTACTGGACGCCGGGCCGGATTCAGCGCCTCGCCTGGCAGCTGGAGGGAAGTCAGGCCGAGATGGTCGTCGCGCCGATGCTGCTGGAGGTCACGGGGCCGAGGCTCAACGTCTCGCCGGTCTTCGGCCTGCCGCTGCTCTGGGTCAGTCAGCCGGTCTTCACCGGGGCGAAGCGGGTGGTGAAGGACTGCGTCGATCGGGTCCTCGCCGTGCTCCTGCTCCTGCTGGCCGCGCCGCTGTTCGTCGTCATCGCCGTGCTCGTGCTGCTCGACGGCGGCGGGCCCGTGCTGTACCGCCAACGCCGAGTCGGTCGAGAGGGCCGCATGTTCACCATGATCAAGTTTCGGTCGATGGTCCCGGACGCGCACCTGCTGCGCACAGGCATGGCTCAGAACAACCAGGGTGCCGGGCCGCTGTTCAAGCTGCGGCGCGACCCCAGGGTCACGCGCATCGGAGCGTTCCTCCGTCGCTATTCGATCGACGAGCTGCCCCAGCTCTTCAACGTCGTCGCCGGGACGATGTCGCTGGTCGGCCCGCGCCCGCCGCTGCCGGAGGAGGTCGAGCACTACGACCCGGCTGCTCGGCGCAGGCTGCTGGTCAAGCCGGGACTCACCGGCCTCTGGCAGGTCAGCGGACGCAGCGATCTCTCGTGGGAGGAGTCCGTCCGACTGGATCTGCGCTACGTGGAGAACTGGTCGCTGGCCCTCGACTTCGTGATCTTGTGGAAGACGGTGTGGGCCGTCATCCGGGGCCAGGGGGCGTACTGA
- a CDS encoding LCP family protein has product MSGRWDGRPEPGRRPPTDRTAMMPEAGSRQGPYSRPRQNQYSRQRQGPPTPPYGSPLPAREREPIRRPPPRRKKPRWGRRIGVFLLVILLAVGGLVFWIDSRLTREEALADYPGRPAETAGTNWLIVGSDSREGLDEDQQSDLATGQAAGRRTDTIMLLHIPDNDVAPTLLSLPRDSFVPIEGYDANRINAAFAFGGPQLLARTVETATGLRIDHYAEVGFSGFAGIVESVGGVEMCIDEPMQDPLAGLDLQAGCQELDGAQALGYVRTRASALGDLDRVERQREFLSALMQKATSPGVLFNPFRSIPLALDTAELAIVGEDDHIWHLGGLAFAMRSFVNGEGVTTTVPFGGFGQERGMSVVYWDEAKSQELFSALAEDRPVPAELIVTE; this is encoded by the coding sequence ATGAGTGGCAGATGGGACGGCAGGCCCGAGCCGGGCCGACGACCGCCGACGGACCGCACCGCGATGATGCCGGAGGCGGGCTCTCGGCAGGGGCCTTACTCGCGACCGCGGCAGAACCAGTACTCGCGGCAGCGGCAGGGCCCGCCGACGCCCCCGTACGGGTCTCCCCTGCCCGCTCGCGAGCGGGAGCCGATACGCAGACCGCCGCCGCGTCGGAAGAAGCCGAGGTGGGGCAGGCGGATCGGCGTGTTCCTGCTCGTCATCCTGTTGGCGGTGGGCGGGCTCGTCTTCTGGATCGACTCCAGGCTCACCCGCGAGGAGGCGCTGGCCGACTACCCGGGCAGGCCTGCCGAGACGGCCGGGACGAACTGGCTGATCGTCGGCTCGGACAGCCGTGAGGGCTTGGACGAGGATCAGCAGTCGGACCTGGCGACCGGGCAGGCGGCGGGCAGACGCACCGACACCATCATGCTGTTGCACATCCCGGACAACGATGTGGCGCCGACGCTGCTCAGTCTGCCGCGTGACTCGTTCGTCCCGATCGAGGGCTACGACGCGAACCGGATCAACGCCGCGTTCGCCTTCGGGGGACCGCAGCTGCTGGCCAGGACCGTCGAGACCGCGACCGGACTGCGCATCGATCACTATGCCGAGGTCGGCTTCAGCGGATTCGCGGGCATCGTCGAGTCGGTCGGCGGCGTGGAGATGTGCATCGACGAGCCGATGCAGGACCCGCTGGCCGGTCTGGATCTTCAGGCGGGCTGTCAGGAGCTCGACGGTGCGCAGGCGTTGGGCTATGTCCGCACCCGTGCCAGCGCGCTCGGCGACCTGGATCGTGTCGAGCGGCAGCGCGAGTTCCTCTCGGCCCTGATGCAGAAGGCCACGAGCCCCGGTGTGCTGTTCAACCCGTTCCGCAGCATCCCGCTGGCCCTGGACACCGCGGAACTGGCCATCGTCGGCGAGGACGACCACATCTGGCATCTCGGCGGGCTGGCCTTCGCCATGCGCAGCTTCGTCAACGGGGAGGGCGTGACCACGACCGTTCCCTTTGGCGGCTTCGGTCAGGAGCGTGGGATGTCGGTCGTCTACTGGGACGAGGCCAAGAGCCAGGAGCTGTTCAGCGCGTTGGCCGAGGACCGGCCGGTGCCCGCGGAGCTGATCGTCACCGAGTGA
- a CDS encoding DUF3870 domain-containing protein, with amino-acid sequence MSDDRLSDRLRQALLDGDDLVLTSGYARLPDSVAGHSQYERIGVVLVVDRRTGLIAAADTTLLTRLGTDFFRSLVENRSVFTEPAAILDAVRERYHGQSGPALLTALRRCMENCVHLSTDRMDS; translated from the coding sequence ATGTCCGACGATCGACTGTCCGACCGCCTGCGCCAGGCGTTGCTCGACGGCGACGACCTGGTCCTGACCTCGGGCTACGCCAGGCTGCCCGACAGCGTCGCGGGTCATTCCCAGTACGAGCGGATCGGCGTCGTCCTGGTCGTCGACCGACGCACCGGCCTGATAGCGGCCGCGGACACGACCCTGCTCACCCGTCTCGGCACCGACTTCTTCCGTTCTCTCGTCGAGAACCGCTCGGTGTTCACCGAGCCCGCGGCGATCCTCGACGCGGTGCGTGAGCGCTACCACGGCCAGTCGGGACCCGCGCTGCTCACCGCGCTCCGACGGTGCATGGAGAACTGCGTGCACCTGAGCACCGATCGGATGGACTCGTGA
- a CDS encoding CaiB/BaiF CoA transferase family protein: protein MTTTSDPGGGPLAGIRVLDLSRVLAGPYATMLLADLGAEVIKVEHPVRGDDTRYWAPPSVAGESAYFLAVNRGKRSIGLDLASPPGRDLALRLCAAADVVVENFRPGGAARLGLGHEQVRAAVPHLVYCSISAYPAGHPQAADAGFDAAIQAQSGLMAVTGDATGSPTKIGVALVDVLAGLNASTAILAALRRREQTGHGEHVTVSLLGSALSGLVNVAQNALITDTEPGRHGNAHPSIVPYQTFETRDGVVMVAAGNDQLYRRLCTVLRRPDLADDPRFTRNSDRVRHRTMLVDELAVEFLGRTTAEWAEALRAGGVPASPVNGVLAALRDAGSSAVATLRHPAVGPWETVRPGFALADADSLTDTPPPLLGEHTDEVLAELGVDAARRAALRARSIIAPTDVGAADAIPVSADDTGHAQDVPTPTTETECR, encoded by the coding sequence GTGACGACCACCAGCGACCCGGGCGGCGGGCCGCTCGCGGGCATTCGAGTGCTCGACCTGTCGCGAGTGCTGGCGGGCCCGTACGCCACCATGCTGCTCGCCGACCTCGGCGCCGAGGTGATCAAGGTGGAGCATCCGGTGCGCGGCGACGACACGCGGTACTGGGCGCCACCATCGGTCGCGGGCGAGTCCGCCTACTTCCTCGCCGTGAATCGGGGCAAGCGCAGCATCGGCCTGGACCTGGCCAGCCCGCCGGGACGCGATCTCGCGCTGCGGCTCTGCGCCGCGGCCGACGTCGTCGTCGAGAACTTCCGCCCCGGCGGTGCGGCTCGACTCGGCCTGGGCCACGAACAGGTGCGGGCGGCCGTCCCGCACCTGGTGTACTGCTCGATCAGCGCCTATCCGGCAGGACATCCGCAGGCGGCCGACGCGGGCTTCGACGCCGCGATCCAGGCGCAGAGCGGCCTGATGGCGGTCACCGGAGACGCGACGGGATCACCGACCAAGATCGGCGTCGCGCTGGTGGACGTGCTCGCCGGGCTCAACGCCTCCACCGCGATCCTGGCGGCCCTGCGCCGCCGCGAGCAGACCGGCCACGGCGAGCACGTCACGGTCTCGCTGCTGGGCTCGGCGCTGTCCGGACTGGTCAACGTGGCGCAGAACGCCCTGATCACGGACACGGAGCCGGGCAGACACGGCAACGCGCACCCCAGCATCGTCCCGTATCAGACCTTCGAGACGCGGGACGGCGTGGTGATGGTCGCGGCGGGCAACGATCAGCTCTATCGACGGCTGTGCACGGTCCTGCGCCGCCCGGATCTCGCCGACGATCCCCGCTTCACGCGCAACTCCGATCGGGTTCGGCATCGGACGATGCTGGTCGACGAGCTGGCCGTGGAGTTCCTCGGGCGGACCACGGCCGAGTGGGCCGAGGCGCTGCGCGCGGGCGGGGTGCCTGCGAGCCCGGTCAACGGTGTGCTCGCCGCCCTGCGGGACGCGGGTTCGAGCGCCGTCGCGACCCTCCGGCACCCCGCTGTCGGACCGTGGGAGACCGTGCGACCCGGATTCGCCCTCGCCGATGCCGACTCGCTCACCGACACGCCTCCCCCGCTGCTCGGCGAGCACACCGACGAGGTGCTCGCCGAACTCGGAGTCGACGCGGCGCGGCGAGCCGCGTTACGAGCCCGGTCGATCATCGCCCCGACCGACGTCGGAGCCGCCGACGCGATCCCGGTGAGCGCCGACGACACCGGCCATGCCCAGGACGTCCCCACGCCGACAACAGAGACGGAGTGCAGATGA